From one Aquila chrysaetos chrysaetos chromosome 7, bAquChr1.4, whole genome shotgun sequence genomic stretch:
- the LOC115344038 gene encoding organic solute transporter subunit alpha-like isoform X2 has product MEGETNGTLHPESCGSGQPPYSRELLQSLDLPGRFLFAVLTLMTLIANLVFIEEAVYIYRRIPSFKRSVIIWINAAAPVIATTSCIGMWIPRSTMFTDFTAAVFFAIVIHKFLMMMIKECGGQKLLLKRFENGHFKISTGPCCCCCLCLPRVRITRRTLFWLKLGTFQFAFLRPVLMFLSIVLWTNGNYTLYNFILILNHLQAAIINILAMQRIIPCAPPLSSSARGAYMTQQLLIMEMFLITLISRVVYRRRYRELEPPERMAEESEANKQTPKIILNGAVNEDGLPRF; this is encoded by the exons ATGGAGGGTGAGACGAACGGGACCCTCCACCCGGAGTCCTGCGGCTCCGGCCAGCCGCCCTACTCGCGGGAGCTTCTCCAGA gcCTTGACCTACCAGGGAGATTTCTCTTTGCAGTCTTGACTCTGATGACACTAATTGCCAATCTGGTGTTTATAGAGGAAGCGGTCTACATCTACAGGAGAATTCCCTCCTTCAAAAGATCAGTCATAATTTGGATTAATGCTGCAGCTCCA GTGATTGCTACTACTTCATGCATTGGCATGTGGATTCCTCGCTCGACAATGTTTACAGatttcacagcagcagt ATTTTTTGCCATAGTTATCCACAAGTtcctgatgatgatgattaaaGAGTGCGGAGGTCAAAAGCTGCTCCTCAAGCGTTTTGAAAATGGTCACTTCAAGATCAGCACcggtccctgctgctgctgctgcctttgcctcccTCGTGTGCGCATCACTAG acgAACTCTCTTTTGGCTGAAGCTGGGCAcctttcagtttgctttccttCGACCCGTGCTCATGTTTTTATCAATAGTGCTTTGGACTAATGGCAATTACACCCTTTACAat TTTATTCTCATCCTGAACCACTTGCAGGCAGCTATTATCAATATCTTGGCCATGCAACGAATCATTCCCTGTGCTCCACCACTTTCCTCTTCAGCAAGAGGAGCAT atatgacccagcagctcctcatcATGGAAATGTTTTTGATAACCCTAATCTCAAGGGTTGTCTATCGGAGAAGGTACCGTGAGCTAGAGCCTCCAGAGCGTATGGCTGAAGAATCTGAGGCCAACAAGCAAACTCCTAAGATTATCCTGAACGGCGCAGTTAATGAAGATGGATTGCCAAGGTTTTAG
- the LOC115344038 gene encoding organic solute transporter subunit alpha-like isoform X1, whose translation MEGETNGTLHPESCGSGQPPYSRELLQSLDLPGRFLFAVLTLMTLIANLVFIEEAVYIYRRIPSFKRSVIIWINAAAPVIATTSCIGMWIPRSTMFTDFTAAVFFAIVIHKFLMMMIKECGGQKLLLKRFENGHFKISTGPCCCCCLCLPRVRITRRTLFWLKLGTFQFAFLRPVLMFLSIVLWTNGNYTLYNLSPKGAAIWISCFVGVLTIIALWPVGIMFQQVRTLLNCKKIIPKFALYQFILILNHLQAAIINILAMQRIIPCAPPLSSSARGAYMTQQLLIMEMFLITLISRVVYRRRYRELEPPERMAEESEANKQTPKIILNGAVNEDGLPRF comes from the exons ATGGAGGGTGAGACGAACGGGACCCTCCACCCGGAGTCCTGCGGCTCCGGCCAGCCGCCCTACTCGCGGGAGCTTCTCCAGA gcCTTGACCTACCAGGGAGATTTCTCTTTGCAGTCTTGACTCTGATGACACTAATTGCCAATCTGGTGTTTATAGAGGAAGCGGTCTACATCTACAGGAGAATTCCCTCCTTCAAAAGATCAGTCATAATTTGGATTAATGCTGCAGCTCCA GTGATTGCTACTACTTCATGCATTGGCATGTGGATTCCTCGCTCGACAATGTTTACAGatttcacagcagcagt ATTTTTTGCCATAGTTATCCACAAGTtcctgatgatgatgattaaaGAGTGCGGAGGTCAAAAGCTGCTCCTCAAGCGTTTTGAAAATGGTCACTTCAAGATCAGCACcggtccctgctgctgctgctgcctttgcctcccTCGTGTGCGCATCACTAG acgAACTCTCTTTTGGCTGAAGCTGGGCAcctttcagtttgctttccttCGACCCGTGCTCATGTTTTTATCAATAGTGCTTTGGACTAATGGCAATTACACCCTTTACAat TTATCTCCCAAAGGAGCTGCAATATGGATTAGCTGCTTCGTTGGTGTCCTCACCATTATTGCTCTGTGGCCAGTTGGAATCATGTTTCAACAAGTTAGGACTCTCCTTAACTGTAAGAAGATCATCCCAAAGTTTGCTCTTTATCAG TTTATTCTCATCCTGAACCACTTGCAGGCAGCTATTATCAATATCTTGGCCATGCAACGAATCATTCCCTGTGCTCCACCACTTTCCTCTTCAGCAAGAGGAGCAT atatgacccagcagctcctcatcATGGAAATGTTTTTGATAACCCTAATCTCAAGGGTTGTCTATCGGAGAAGGTACCGTGAGCTAGAGCCTCCAGAGCGTATGGCTGAAGAATCTGAGGCCAACAAGCAAACTCCTAAGATTATCCTGAACGGCGCAGTTAATGAAGATGGATTGCCAAGGTTTTAG